In the genome of Deltaproteobacteria bacterium, one region contains:
- a CDS encoding 4Fe-4S dicluster domain-containing protein, with amino-acid sequence MPGNDRKNLFPEVPATEGGRTGFSRRSFLRAAGFATAGALMGCKPAPLKKAIPYLIPAEEITPGRAYWYASMCGACPAGCGILIKNRDGRPIKLEGNPAHPLSRGGLCAVGQAAVLELYDSQRLKTPVSGGKESSWPAVDEAIRGRLEKIRASRGKVRFLTGTITSPTARRMISAFMASFADGRQVVYDALSASAILDAHEASHGARVLPRYLFDRADCIVSFDADFLGTWISPVEYTAGYTAKRALPALSHHTQIESRLSLTGSNADKRIRVAPSDIGLVLAHLARRLAEEAGSPLSFRTLPPLPIDTGALDEMIERLLSNRGKSLVVSGLNDIDAQRLVNLANHILGNYGTTLDVKHPSWQKQGNDRDLYALLDDMESGKVAGLFLHGVNPVYDLPDGARFAAAMNKVELVVGFAERSDETASLAHHICPEHHFLESWSDAEPVTGILTITQPAIRPLGGTRSLMESISAWMGTPKADYDLLREAWRSSVFTRQTLEPSNQAFWDKTVHDGYAMVGAAPVGTHPFSAGDMKGVPGPRPAGLTLVLYPKIGLLDGRHAHNPWLQELPDPISKITWDNYVNVSTATAGRFGISDGDVLRIVAGSVAVELPAHVQPGQHDAVASIALGYGRKGTDRFANVGPQWLEGRPTVPEGGLVGKNAAPFRGFDGRSIRDWKPGVTLTKTGRRYDLASAQTYHSLSVPERMRGANSEPRPIVQEATLAAFIKNPAAGAPHDGESGNLWPDDHRYTGARWGMAIDLAACTGCGACVVACQAENNVPVVGKDEVRRRREMHWIRIDRYYSDRGNGDVDVVFQPMLCQQCGNAPCETVCPVLATVHSSEGLNQQVYNRCVGTRYCANNCPYKVRRFNWFDYPHEDKLQNMVLNPDVTIRSRGIMEKCTFCVQRIQEAKAEARRQGRTVMDGDVQPACMQSCPAKAIAFGNANDPKSTISKRKRDPRWYRVLAELNVDPSVGYLRVIRNREEG; translated from the coding sequence ATGCCCGGGAATGATCGGAAGAACCTGTTCCCCGAAGTGCCGGCCACGGAAGGCGGAAGGACCGGGTTCAGTCGCCGCTCGTTCCTGAGGGCGGCAGGTTTTGCGACTGCCGGCGCCCTGATGGGCTGTAAACCGGCGCCTCTCAAGAAGGCGATCCCCTACCTCATCCCGGCGGAGGAGATCACGCCCGGCCGCGCCTACTGGTATGCATCGATGTGCGGCGCGTGCCCGGCCGGCTGCGGGATCCTCATAAAGAACCGGGACGGCCGTCCGATCAAGCTCGAAGGCAACCCGGCGCATCCTCTTTCCAGAGGCGGCCTTTGCGCTGTCGGACAAGCCGCCGTGCTTGAGCTCTACGATTCCCAACGCCTGAAGACGCCGGTGAGCGGCGGCAAGGAATCGTCCTGGCCGGCGGTCGATGAAGCGATCAGGGGGCGCTTGGAGAAAATCAGGGCGAGCCGCGGAAAGGTCCGCTTCCTGACCGGCACGATCACCAGCCCGACCGCCCGGCGGATGATCTCCGCCTTCATGGCTTCCTTCGCCGACGGCAGGCAGGTCGTCTACGATGCGCTGTCCGCCTCGGCGATACTGGATGCCCACGAGGCGTCGCACGGGGCCCGCGTGCTCCCTCGATACCTCTTCGACCGCGCCGATTGCATCGTAAGCTTCGACGCGGACTTCCTCGGCACATGGATCTCGCCGGTCGAATACACCGCCGGTTACACCGCGAAGCGCGCACTGCCCGCACTGTCGCATCACACGCAGATCGAATCCCGCCTGTCGCTTACGGGCAGCAATGCGGACAAGCGGATTCGCGTCGCGCCTTCCGATATCGGCCTCGTCCTGGCGCATCTGGCCAGGAGGCTGGCCGAAGAAGCAGGTTCCCCGTTGTCCTTCAGGACCCTGCCGCCGCTCCCGATCGACACCGGCGCCCTGGACGAGATGATCGAGCGCCTCCTGTCGAATCGGGGAAAGAGCCTCGTTGTCAGCGGTCTCAACGACATCGACGCGCAGCGCCTCGTCAATCTGGCCAACCACATCCTCGGGAACTACGGAACAACGCTCGACGTCAAGCACCCTTCCTGGCAAAAACAGGGCAACGACAGGGATCTGTACGCACTACTCGACGACATGGAGTCGGGAAAGGTCGCGGGGCTCTTCCTCCATGGCGTGAACCCGGTGTACGATCTGCCCGACGGCGCCAGGTTTGCCGCCGCGATGAACAAGGTGGAGCTCGTCGTCGGTTTCGCCGAGCGTTCCGACGAGACCGCGTCCCTCGCACACCACATCTGCCCCGAGCATCACTTCCTCGAATCGTGGTCCGACGCCGAACCGGTTACAGGTATCCTGACGATCACCCAGCCCGCGATCCGGCCCCTCGGCGGCACACGCTCGCTCATGGAAAGCATCTCGGCCTGGATGGGAACTCCAAAGGCGGACTATGACCTCCTGCGCGAAGCGTGGCGAAGTTCGGTCTTCACGCGACAGACCTTGGAGCCCTCCAACCAGGCATTCTGGGACAAGACCGTGCACGACGGTTATGCGATGGTCGGCGCCGCGCCGGTCGGAACGCACCCGTTCTCCGCCGGTGACATGAAGGGGGTGCCGGGGCCGCGCCCTGCCGGATTGACTCTCGTGCTCTACCCGAAGATCGGCCTCCTCGACGGGCGTCACGCCCACAATCCGTGGCTGCAGGAGTTGCCTGATCCGATCAGCAAGATCACCTGGGACAACTACGTGAACGTGTCAACGGCCACGGCCGGACGTTTCGGTATCTCGGATGGGGACGTGCTTCGGATTGTCGCCGGGAGCGTGGCCGTCGAACTGCCCGCGCACGTCCAGCCGGGACAGCACGATGCCGTCGCCTCGATCGCGCTTGGCTATGGCCGCAAAGGCACCGACCGGTTCGCGAACGTAGGACCCCAGTGGCTCGAGGGCCGCCCGACCGTGCCGGAGGGCGGTCTTGTCGGGAAGAATGCGGCGCCCTTCCGCGGCTTCGACGGGCGATCGATACGGGACTGGAAACCCGGAGTGACCTTGACGAAGACCGGCCGGAGATATGACCTCGCGTCGGCGCAGACCTATCACTCGCTGTCGGTGCCTGAGCGCATGCGAGGGGCGAATTCCGAACCGCGGCCGATCGTGCAGGAAGCCACCCTTGCCGCATTTATCAAGAACCCGGCGGCAGGCGCCCCCCATGACGGAGAAAGCGGGAATCTCTGGCCCGATGACCACAGGTACACGGGTGCGCGCTGGGGGATGGCGATCGACCTTGCTGCGTGTACCGGCTGTGGAGCGTGTGTCGTGGCCTGCCAGGCGGAAAACAACGTGCCCGTCGTCGGCAAGGACGAAGTGCGGCGTCGACGCGAAATGCACTGGATCCGGATCGACCGGTACTACTCCGACCGCGGAAATGGCGACGTCGACGTCGTCTTCCAGCCGATGTTGTGCCAGCAATGCGGAAACGCTCCGTGCGAAACCGTCTGCCCCGTCCTGGCCACCGTCCACAGCAGCGAAGGCCTCAACCAGCAGGTTTACAACCGCTGTGTCGGCACCCGCTACTGCGCCAACAACTGCCCGTACAAAGTGCGCCGGTTCAACTGGTTCGACTACCCGCACGAAGACAAACTTCAGAACATGGTTCTGAATCCGGATGTGACGATCCGATCGCGCGGGATCATGGAGAAATGCACGTTCTGTGTACAACGAATCCAGGAGGCGAAAGCCGAAGCCAGGAGGCAGGGCAGAACCGTAATGGACGGCGACGTGCAACCCGCCTGCATGCAGTCCTGCCCGGCGAAGGCCATCGCCTTCGGGAACGCGAACGACCCGAAGAGCACCATCAGCAAGCGAAAGCGCGATCCGCGCTGGTACCGTGTGTTGGCCGAGCTGAACGTCGACCCGTCCGTGGGGTATTTAAGGGTGATCCGGAACAGGGAGGAAGGGTAG
- the narI gene encoding respiratory nitrate reductase subunit gamma, producing the protein MAKLLPNLDLLLFAVLPYLTMVIFLILTIQRYRSQTFTYSSLSSQFLENQFHFWGMVPFHYGIITILTGHVVAFLIPRQVLAWNSVPLRLYVLEVSALIFGILTMVGLLNLIARRLTDDKIRTVTSAGDWVVLALLAVQVFSGIYIAIFHGWGSSWFAAGASPYLWSLVTLKPDITFIAAMPWMVKLHIVNAWIVIGSVPFTRLGHILVVPIPYLWRKPQLVRWNWDRKTIRPS; encoded by the coding sequence ATGGCTAAACTCCTCCCCAATCTGGACCTCCTGCTTTTCGCCGTGCTTCCGTACTTGACGATGGTCATCTTCCTGATTCTGACGATCCAGCGCTATCGTTCCCAGACATTCACGTACTCGAGCCTCTCGTCGCAGTTCCTCGAGAACCAGTTCCACTTCTGGGGCATGGTGCCGTTTCACTACGGGATCATCACGATCCTGACCGGCCACGTCGTCGCGTTCCTGATCCCGCGACAGGTTCTGGCATGGAACAGCGTTCCGCTCCGGCTCTACGTTCTCGAAGTCTCCGCGCTCATCTTCGGAATCCTCACGATGGTGGGGCTGCTCAACCTGATCGCCCGCCGGCTGACTGACGACAAGATCAGGACGGTGACGTCGGCGGGCGACTGGGTCGTTCTCGCCCTGCTGGCCGTCCAGGTCTTCTCCGGCATCTACATCGCGATCTTTCACGGTTGGGGATCATCCTGGTTCGCGGCGGGGGCGTCGCCGTACCTTTGGTCGCTGGTGACGCTCAAGCCGGACATCACCTTCATCGCGGCGATGCCGTGGATGGTGAAGCTGCACATCGTGAACGCCTGGATCGTGATCGGGTCGGTCCCGTTCACCAGGCTCGGGCACATCCTGGTGGTCCCGATCCCTTACCTTTGGAGAAAACCTCAACTGGTCAGGTGGAACTGGGACCGCAAGACCATCCGTCCGTCCTGA